The Odontesthes bonariensis isolate fOdoBon6 chromosome 19, fOdoBon6.hap1, whole genome shotgun sequence genome includes the window TGCTTCACCGTCCTTCCCCAAAGAGAATAAAGCAATATACACCTTTTTTTACGATTTTAAAGACAGGTTATATGCATTACGTATATATATGAGTATGAAAAAAGTAAAGTAGTTCAAAACTGTGGTTTATATCCATTCTTTACCACataaatatatttatctataatgtttatatataaaaaaaacaaaacaaaacaaaaacaaatgtctaTAGTTTAAtacctttgttttttgtttgttttttttttgtttttttaaacgaaGCAAGACTATCTACAGACCAAACCACCAACAAATTTGATGCACGGTAATGCAAGTCCATAGGACGACAAATCAAGTATTTCAACTGAGGATAAACCAAAAAAGgttaatataaaagaaaaagaaaataccttACATACTCCATGAAAAGagattaaattaaaacaaataataataatatcacacTTTCCAATGAAGTCCAAACTATGACCAAAAGAAGTCTGCCAAATACTCAACGTAAAAAAGGACTTATTTACACAGCTCAAAGCTCGGGAGTCATCTGATTCttcagacctttttttttctttgtttttttttttaaatgcggCTGCCTTCATCGGCTCGTCCTCAATTTTTCATACAAAGTATGTAAAAACCCCTTATGGTTGATATCCAGACAAAATCAGTCTGATGATACATTGCAGGTACACCACAAACCACCACGAGCTCCATCTGAAAGGATTCCTTGAGGCAGAACTGATTCCTAATCCCTCGTTTACCTTTTAAGATCTCTCCTTATTGTAATTTTGCATGCACTTTTTTGcaaataaatttttatttttgtccgTTTCCAAAATCTAAATCGGAAAGCGAGTTGCTACTCGAACAGACGACCGGGATGACTGAGGACCCACAGATGATTTACAAATGAAACCAGCGATGTCACCGATTCTATATTCTAAAGATAATACAAAGATCTCAAAAGGTATCTTTTACATCATAAATCTCTCCAGAAATGTCAACCACTGCAAACTTTCTTGTAAAGTTCAAAAGCTCACAAGGTGTCATATGAAGATATTTCTCAAAGTATCCAAGTCAAAATATTTTGTTCCAGGTCCAGTAAAAAGTTTCTccaaatttttctttttataaaaaTAGATGCTTTTTAAACCCACATCAAAGAGGTTCTTAGCTCTTTGGCAAGGTACTGCtttaagaattttttttgtctttttatccgTTAAATTTACAATAAGCAACATTATGCAGCCAACCGAGAACCAACTCATATTACAAGAAACTGGCAAAAatcaacaaaccaaaaaaacagcTCAAAGTAAGTACTCGCTAATCACTCAAGGCATAACGCACCTATGGCAAATCAGGACACAGAAGTACAAAGAAAGATCACAACACATAACCTTACAAGACTTACTGCTTCAAAGCAATGTGCAACAAAATGACAAAACCTATAGGAAAGTTTCAGGTGGTCCATCTGTAAAAACAGCAAGAGATTAAACATGGCAGGCGTTCAAACCTGCgggattttttctgttttaaacgATACTGAGAAGATTCAAAGCGTAGCGatggaggaaaaagaaagaagagaaaagaaaaagaccaCATTGTTGGACGCTAAATATTGATTACAAAGCTGTTTTTACTAATGTAGAAAGTTACGGTCAATTCGCTTCCATTTTCCATTTTCTGGTGAGTTTTCTAGAAACAATCGCAGTGGGTTTTAggctttgtgtgttttgttggttTTGAATGAGACTTGCAGAACTCTGTCCCCGAGGCGGTATCCATTCAGGCTAGCGATGGCCACAGCTGCCTCGTCGTAATTAGTCATGGTGACAAAACCAAATCCTTTGCACTTGTTTGTGTTGAAGTCGCGAATAACCTTGACATTTGTGACGGCTCCAAACGGCCCGAACATCTGCCAAAGGATGCTTTCGTCTGCGTCTGGAGCCAAGTTGTAGACAAAGATACACCAGCCAGTGCCCGCATGCCCCGGGATGTTGATGCCAGCCAAACTGGTCACCCCGTCAATGGCCATGGGAGAGAACCTGCTGTAAGACACAAAGAGGAACATGGTTCAAGGCAAAAGCCAAAACGATCAGAAACCGGGCCTCTTTATAAGACTCTCTCAGGCCGACCAGCTTTATAAAATCTGACGGGTATCCATGGGGATCAGACGCAGCCATGCTTCATCCTGAGCCAGCAATTAGCGCTGCCGCCATCCTTTCATTTCAGGAACTACGTCATTAACCATCATATGATCAAGATATTCTTTTCCTACGTTAGGTTAGAAAGCCAACTTACTTACTGTACATCTAAGAAGGTTCACCTGttcacatgaaaacacaagCAGCTTGTAACCTTCTTAGAAACTGTCACAGTTTGGAGTTTGCAGATCAACAAAACGGCATATGATCATTTCCTCCAACTAAGGAAAGGGATCATGATGAATACAGACAGACCATGCTCTGTGTTGACCAGAGTCAGAGGCACAGAGAAGCCCTGGCCACCGGTGAATACGGCTTCGCAGTTTTAAGAAACAAAACTCAGAGCACTTGGAAAGCCTATGAATTATTGCAGCAGGTGTCACATACGATTAGCTGCTCCAGTTGGCCTCTCAGGGAACATCCACCATGACAGGTGTGCTCCAGCATCAAGGACACGGAGAGATTTGGCGACAAAGACATCCGCCAACAAGCAAGGCAGAAGAGAAGCCACAATTCTGCTGTTCTGCTGGCGAGCTGGACTTCAACACTCACAGAAGACAAAACTGAACTTGAGATCACTTCGCTGGCAAATCCTGAGAGACGTCTGACGCAACCAAGTCTAATATAGGACAGACCTGTCCATAATAGATCAAGGTAAGGAAAAAAAGGTGCTCAAAATACAAGGATGCAATTTTGTGCAATAGTAAGTAAGCTTGTAAAATCCTGTCCTTTTTGATGCAGGCAGTGCTTTAATCTCTGAATCCCACTGTGCCACTGCCATATATGTTATAGTTAGGATGAGCTGACTGTAGCACATTAAAGTCCCAGCGGAGTAAAAACAACGctatgatttttattttaaaccaaAACTGTGCTCAAAGCTGTACATTAAGTATAAATGAGTATTGCTTTGACATCAATTAGCTGATAAATAAGTCATCTTTAGACAACAGTCCATGGTCTCCTGCAGCCATTCTGCATCTCCCGGCATCACTAAAACAACATGATTCCCTCTCTCCAACTGAATTCCACACAGGCTCTTCATAGTATTGCATGCAAAGAGAAGCATTTTCTTTGataagtgtttcttttttttttggaatcgGTGCAGCTTTAACTACCTACGCAATGGTGAAATGGGAAAATACTCCATCAGCTCTCTTGTGTTAAATTCCCTCAGGATCAATTAAAGCAGAttatgaaatttaaaaaaaaaaaaaaaaaaaggaaatctgcTTACCTTTTGACTCCGTAAGCCATGTTCAGCAGATTGTCCAACCttcaaaaaacaaataaaagcacaCATCAGTTTCATTAGAAATAAGCCTGTTTGGAGGCTGATCCATTGTGAATGAATGACAGATGAATGATAGAATTAAAGTCTGTTAAACTAAAGTGAATCCCAAGACTATCGTGACCTTTATTAACCTTTTGACTTGTTTTCCAATAATCAACCCACACAGCGCAGCCAACAGGGGGCTTTGAGTTCATGCTGAAAATCTACAAACAGCTGATACTGTAGCAGTGTTACAAtgaaaaatacatttccatCTACAGACTTCACAaatcactgatcaatacagagcaccaaaaactacatttatGGATTCTTTAGCAGCGTCTCATTCCAGCTGAAAAAGATTCTGGCAGTGCATTGATCAGATCATCTACCAGGGCGTTACTCATATCATTTGGATTTTTCAGTCTATTCAAACGATGGTGTCGTAGGCCTACATCTGCAACAGGAGGAAGACAGCAAAGATAAGAATGTGAATATAGGAATGAATTATTGTGTCCAGAGTATTGATGAGCTCTAACACAGAATACTTTTAGTATACCGCTGAGAGACTATTTAAAtgctaattttattttttttattttattttaaaatgccTCAGAGAATCCGCTTGGTTTGCAGTTTTAACTATGCTGGGCTGtgattgggttttttttgtttgtttttttgttttttccttttttgatgTGCCCCTTTTACCTGAAGCGTTGTGCCTGCTGTGCGAGGGGTCCTGGGTACCTTCGATTGGGTGACTGGTACAGCTGGGACAGCAATGCCTGGCTGGTCTTCTGGCTCGGGTTGTTCGCAAACTTGACCGTAATGGGTTCAGTGGCACCGGGCGGCTTCTGACAGTTCAGACCTTTGATGGCCTCCTCAGCCTCAACTCTCCGGTCAAAACGAATGAAGCCGACCCCCCTGGAAACTCCTGAGGAGAGCACATTGACATTTGTCTCACAACGAGGTTCtttaagcaaagaaaaaaaaccgaTACATTTGAAGAGGAAACTATGCTTTTTATACATAGACGCACTAAATACTTGCCAATGTTTTTCTGCGATATGGTTATATGGTTCGTTCTTTCACTTCTTTCGCTCAGACCTTctgagcacaaaaaaaaactctaaagaGTAGAAATGCACAGCTCTGAAGCTGCATTATAATGCAATACTGTGTAATTTTTCAAAATTCAGGATCCAATTTctgactttttttaataaacatcTGATAGAGAAATAGCTTTTTATGCATTTCTCAGATGAGCCACGGAACTGAGAATTTCACTTCAAAGTTTAAAATTGCCTACATGAGCGAGACTTTAAGGAGTGAGATTCAGAAACACACCAAAACACagaccttagtaacagcccttCCAAATCGATACTACAGATGTGCAGAAACAGGATAAACACTGGAGCAAAATATGATTGGTCACTCGTGCAGGCGGCAGACCGACTCCAGGAGACAGCAACATGCACAGGTTTCTTAAAGCGGCACcaatagaacatttaaagatTACTATAAAATAAACTCATTGTATGCTGCTTTATTAGTAGCAGGTTAATTAGTTTGCAAGCCAATATAAGCAAGTTACAACAAACGTCTACCATTTTTAAGAAATATCTAGGAATCCAGTTCATACAGCATCTGCTTTCTATGACTGAGGCATCAAATAATTCAACATTATGAATTTTTAAAGCCGATTCCTTGAGCTCATTTACCTCTTGCGGCCCTCTTGGGGCACCAACACACATGTAATTTGTCTGTCGGTCTTGTTTATTCCAGCAGCCCATCAGTGAGACTCAGTGTTTCGTCTGTGTCATGCCAAAAAAGTAGTCCACTCCTTTAGTCTTTCGTGAACACTTCACTACCCATTTTAGTATTCATTTCCTGTTaaatgcttttctctcactctcaCTGCGCTTTTGCAGTAATTGACTTGAAGGCCATTCGATGATCGGGCTCGTGCTATAATCCTGGTTGGGTTTTTGGTGACTGCAGGTTGTTGGATTAATACTGAAGTGAAACGGAAAGAGAATTCTCCAGGAATGtgtgctttttgtttaaaaaatataaaacattccCACAATGCCTGCCAGAATGATTATGCGTTTCAGCAGCACATAACCATTGGGAAATGTTGCTGAGAGATTCCGTTTAGTGTTTCGCTGGGTTCGGCTTCCACTCGACAGCTGAAGAATAGAAAATGTAACCGTTCCAAATGCATTTCATTTCTCGATGTAAAACAGGCATCACATGCACACCTTGGGGACGGAGAGAGAAAAGGGGGCGAAAAGCAAGAGGCGGCAAGTGCCAGCAGAGAGGAGACTGAAGGGAAAGAAATTATGAAGCACCGAGTCCTGCTACTTTACACCCATTTTCATATTCCAGCGATGCATATTTATGAACACCTCGAGTGGAAAATTGCATTTTTGGGAGCCTCATACCACCACCTCTGATGCATTTCTCAGCCCTGGCTGTGACATTTTGTTCTCCAGTCCCAAGGGAAGCATGGagggggggcaaaaaaaaaaaaaaaaggaacaaagagGGGGAAAGCTGTCATGTTCTACTCACCAGTCACCTGGTCCACCAGAATACGTGAGGTAATGATGCGTCCATACTGAGAGAAGAGCTGTTCCAGTTCTTTCTGCGTCATGGTTTTTGGCAAGCCGCTGACGTACAAATTTGCATCTCTGATGGAGGCGGAGCTTGGGCGGGCATAAGAAACCTACAAGTAGACAGTTCACATGAGCAACGGcaggttaaaactccagcattgTTTCAGGCAACATAAAATACAGACTCCACTCCGATGTGTTGAGACTTGAAAGACAACTCTGCAGATTGGAGCAATTATTGACACAAATAAGTGCTTTCATAGCACGAAAGTAAAAATCCATGTCAACTGCAGATGTTGTAGTCTGTCGAGCACATCTTAGGGCAAATCCAACTTTTAAATCTTTCAGCTGAAGCAAAAGTTTTTATTTAACCCAGAGCTGTGGGATTGTAGTGTGCAATTTTAAGTAGAGGAGCTGTGGAGAATAACCGATAAAGTTCTTGGTAAGAATTAAAATCAGTGTCATGTAGCCAGAAGAGGCCCTTTACAGTCTACACCTGCTAGGTCAAACATATCTGCAGTCACACAGCTAAACACCGACTGCCAAACAGACTCCACAGCCGTAACTTTTGCTCAAATAAGCAAAGCGAACAACGTGCTTCCCGTTTACCAAACAGGATGAAGTGCACTAATCTGTGCTGTGGCACACACATTTGGAGCAAAAGCAATCTGCCCTGGCTCCCCAAAAAAATTCAGATTTTGTTGGACCACCTTTCACTTTGACAGCATGCATCTACCATGCAATTATTAAAATACGCTGATACAGTGTCACAATATTCAGTTCCAGAGTTTCGTTTGTTAATCAGAAAGCTACGTAAAGTCTTCTTCTCCAGCACATCCTCAAGATTCGGAACCCTGGTGGTCAATCCATGTGTGAAAATCATTCCTCGTGACTCCTGAACCACTTTGAGTTGGTGAATCCTGACGCTGTAATTTTGGAATATGTCCGTGCATTTTGTTTGGGAACCTCTTTCATCTCATTGTGCCAGGTTTCTTCATTATAACTGTTGGCATAATCTTTTACAGTCAAAGAGTGGTGCACAGCAATTATGTTATGAATTGTGAAtatttctcttttctctgtgCAAACTAAGGCTACgttcacactgcaggtcttcGGATTTTTCTAGGGATCTAATCTCTTATAATTTAAATGCGACCGCCATCAGACTGACGTTCAGAAGACGTGACGTCAGATGTAGAATGCCGTGTTTAGGAAACTAAGTATGAACGCTACACGTCAGCGTGTGTGAATCAATTCTGAAGTTGCGGCGCaatcagagctgacaaaactatGTCCAAGTGCTTGCTTTGTCTGTCGTTTACTTCATTTCTAAAATGTGAACAGAAGGAGCAGTTTATCCCGTGGCTGAGCATTTCCACAGTCCTGCTTCTCTGCACATAAAACAGACCGACATGGAGGTGAAATGAGGTTCATCTAAGATTAACAGCATGTTATTGGCAGTTTGGTACCACGTATTTGAGGGTTAGCGAGTGCAGCCAAGTTAGCAGCAGAGACACCAAGGCACTGCACATTTGTATATCATTGTATGACACAAAGAGATTGTTGTCATTTGAAGATAAAGCTAAATGTGTAATTTTGGTGAAGAGATGACCTTTGAGGTTTTATCACTGCCAGGGGGAAATGACTCAGAGAGTTTAACAGGCACATTTTCTGTCCATTAGCTCAGAATCCTGAATGAGTTGAGGCATCAGGCCTCTAAAAAGCTCTTAGAAATAAATCTAGATAACAAATAGTAAGGCTGCCTCTCAAAACTCATTTagtctttttctgtctctaaaGTTGGGATTACATCACCTATCTGAACAATAAATGGGCAGCATAAATACATATGTAAAAACACAGAAGTTATGAAACTGAAGGGAGAATACATCATTACACCCTTTAGTTgtcttaaaattttttttttttttccaagctaACCAACTCTATTTATGCAGACATGTTTCCAATACGATGTGTGGAGGAGAATTAGaatgaaaaagtcaaaagatACAACCTTTTCCCTTCTGATGGCTAATGGTTTTTAAGACCCAACTACCAGTTACCCAAACAGCAGAGAAGCTGCATTAAATTACTGTCAGACTTGTTAAATTGTCCCCTTTCTGCAGTCTTATGCAACAACCGTCTCAAAGGCATCCTTTCTGTGCCCACACATGAGGGGGAACTCCATTCAGTGAACACACCTGAAAACCTGCCCTGAAGGGAAGGCTGAAAGTGATAATGAAAGCTAAAGCTTCCCGTCCACATCCAAACAGCTCTTGCATCCCATCACCTCTGCCGCTCTCCTCAGCCTCACACTTTATTTGATGCTAATATTTGCAAAGTGTATTCCTCTACCTCACTAGGGTTTATTTGCACATCTGACAGCAGCTGGAGAACTTTGGATGTGTGATACATAAAGAAATGCTACCATGTACTTTCAGGGGCATAAACTGAGATGAAGGAACTGAGGCAGAGATGCGGAGAGAAGGATGTGCTTCGCTTAATTCATGGAAATTAAGTGACTCATAACATATTTCACCGTCAACATCGGCACAATAAGTCAATGCTGCACGCAGAAATAATCAAGAGGGGAGCCTATTAATTTGGTATGATTCAAACAAGTTtgacagtaaaaacaaaaaaggaaaaaaaataaaagggggGGGTGTTGGACAGAAAATCTCTTTCATCTCCTCTGCCTGACATGAGGGCGAGTATCAtgtaaaaccaaaataaaaataagatacATCTAAAAAGATGGCTTCACCATCCACAAATACTGCAGGACTATATGAAGCAAATTAGTTTTCCACCAGCACATTGAGCTCTACACTGCCTGATGAATGTTAATGGCGGCCGTGTCCCTGTAAAGGCATACAGCAGAGCCACAGCGCATGCAACCATAGAAACAGTTCTGCTCTACTTGAGGCCCCGGCAAAGCCGCCTGTGTCCAGATTAACAATAGGCTCCCTTTCCATCCCACTTCGCTCCAGCCTCACTATGCTTCAACTCCAGCCTAGAGAGCGAGACATCAACAGCATATGTTGGTGTTTTGCAACCCGTGAAATGGAAACAAGAGGACATCTTACCTTGATGGTTTTGGTCTGAAGTCTCAGGCCATTTAAGGTATTGATGGCCTTCTCTGCATCTTTCGGGTCAACATAATTCACAAATCCATAGCCTAGGCTCTGGCCTGCAGTCATaagacaaacaaagaaaaatgttaaaactAGAAGCTTAAAAAAAGCCAACTACAAAAACTGACATTACAACTTAATATGGATAATGACCTTTGACGAATCTTTGAACAAGATGAACACCATTTTATTTTGCTAATTAACAGCAAGAAGTGAGTAGTAAAGACAAAGATTGATCATTTATTTCCAGAGCAAACAGGTCAGATTTTCAACAAATATCCATTTGCATTACAACCCATGAAAGTTCTTAAACTAGCACTTAGACAAACatgatttaaattaaaaatgacaAGCAACTGCTCTGCTGTCACACCAACTCATCTATGATGCATCGAGGTAGCCGAGACTTGATGCGTTCCCCTCCCTGTGCAGTTTATCTCTATAATGCACAATAGATTGACACCCACTCTCTGTGCACGGAGGCAATTCAATTTCTTCCACCCACAGTCCTGGGTTTCTCCACAGCTGGTCAAGTTCATCAGCTCGAGCAGTAGAATCGATAACACATGTAAACTGAAACCTTATCTAACACAATGGGAATAAGTTAATATAAACCTGAACATAAGGCTTTGGACTCCATCATCACAACGTATCTGAAACCACAGGAAAGCGCCCGTCCACCCGTCTACATTTTATGATCATCACATTGTAGATTTGTTTGAGCTTAGTCCTCCTTTATGGACACTTCCACCTCCATTCTACTTTTCCCTCATGTGTGTCCAACTATAGAAGTTCTAGGCATCAGCTATGTACCATTGGGACATAGCATTTAAAACATCTCTTTGCAACCCCcaccaaaacaagaaaaaaataaataaatccttcaGGCCAAACTTTTCTAAATGTTTTGGCTGTTGTTCATTCGTGATAAAGGGCCAAATGTGGTCTCCCTTGCTTTATCTGCCAAATGTAGGTCTGGCAGATAAAGCAAGGgggtggggtgtgtgtgtgtgtgttggggtgcCCACCAGTCAGGTGGGAGGCAAAGTTCAATAAGCATTTTTTCCCTGTATTCTAGCAGGGATAGACAACTCTCATACCTGCTGTGACAATGAATCAAATCAGATCTTCTTAccatgtgatgttttttttactcattgATCTATTAATCGTTTCTCTAAAGTTATGCTAAAGATGAGTGCATGCTTATTACTCTAGGTCTATACCTTTAATTACATATGGCACAAACTCTTTGGTTCAGTAAGTTTACCTGCTACTGgctgatgagaaaaaaaaaagtaatattaGATGGCAGCAATGTCATGCTGGTAAGGCCACTGTTTATGGTACAGCCATTTAGAAATGTCATATTTTGCCAATTCTCACTACAATTTGTAATAAACATTAAAGACAAAACATAAGCACAATCTGCACCCTTTTCACAGAGTAACATATACAGTTTACCCTCATCCAGCCTGTGTGAGGCATCTAACACTTCCATACTGAAGCAGAAAGCTAAGAAATATAAAGGAACAACATGAGAGAAGTTATATTATGACAAAGagtttagtttgtgttttttttatttaaaaaaaaaaaaaaaaaaaaaggaaccttGATCCTCGATTAAAGCAACATTTAACTTCTTATTGTGCTCAAGCCTGTAGGGCTATTTTAGGAGAATATGTACATCACAGTTTCTGACCGGCCTATACTACCTACATCTGTGTGAAGAAACTAAATTAATAGTTAAGAGTCTTGCAGCCAACTTAATCTTTGAACTTTTTAATATCAAGTCATTTCTGAAGTATAAATAGAGATTTACTATAATCGTCATTTTACTCAGATGTCAGGAATAGTTCATCAGAAGTAGAACAGGGAATATACAGAACGGTTTTtcataaattacaaaaaaaaagatgagacaGTCAAACATTGCTTGAagcaattagtttttctgtacAGCTTAACACCCGATATGCATCCATACTGGCTTTCCATATTAGCACCATGAGTCACTACTCTCATGGGCTGCTCTGTGATCAAGTGAAGTTCATGAACTTGATTTCACCTTGCACAGCAGGAACTGATATAGCTACGAGAAACGTCCCAAGCCTTTGAAATAATCTGGAAAAATGACACTTCCACTTAAGCCTGGCAGGCACAATGCTACATGATGCACATGAGTACACTAAGCTTTTACTCTATTGATTCAAATGCAACATCTGCAGCATCTCCTCATAACCAAGCCTTCTAACGAACAACTTGCACATTTTTACCCTTCTTCAAATAACGGGAGATATGTTGAGATCCACTTTCAGAACAGAGCATCACCGAGCTTTCAGTAAAATACCAGTGCTGTCCGCAGTGGGAGGAAGATGACAAAGACTAAGCTGCTTCTGCTGCAGCATCCAAAGCACGAACATTTAAAGCAAAGAGGAAGCACACGTCTCTCTGGTGATTACTCTGCATCTGATGTAGCACCAGTACACAGATGTAGGCTGGCTTAAATCCATTGCCACAGGGCCAAGTGCGAGACAAAGCATCAGAGTCTGAAGGGGATAGGTTTATGTAGAGCTGAAATCAAGAGCTCCATGCCTGAGAAATGACTTTGAGGCTTTGAATATTAAACCAATTTTCCTAACCCAATTCTCTCCTTTAAATTAAAAGGGAATGAAGAAATTAAGAACAGTACTTTATCTGCTAAATATATAATGGCATACTTGTTTGATATCTTTGATTAGCAAAGCTGACCATAAATCCATCATTGTGCATCATCAGGGATCAATACCCCCTTCTGTGATTAAATTCGTTTAAGACAGGGCTGTTAATATTCTTTCACATTTACTGCAATAGAACGTCTTCAAACAACTGCCAGCTGCAGAGCCAAAGACCGGCTGTGTATTTCACATTTCCATAAAAAGAAAATGCCCTTCTTCAAATCAGATTTCTAGTGATATGAACAGACTTTAGAGTTTTCTGTAGCAGACCTCATCCAGACTCTTGCTTCAGTAAAGATGTTGGTGCAACTGTCATCCACAATTCAATCCAACACGAGTTTGACAACAAAGggattttttgcatttttccccCCACTCAGCAGTTCTCGTCTTGTACACTATAAATCAACATGACACGtccaagtttttaaaaaaaggttttcaacTTCCCAACACCGATCTATGAATCTATGTAATATAACACATGAACATACACAAATCAAAGTATTCGTTTTATTTCACCCAGGTTTAGATTTTCAAAAAGGACTAATGCTGCATTTTGTGCAACATGTGAAAGGAGGACGGGATTAAAGTAAACTATTGAGAGAGACTTGTACATCcaaaaacatttaacatgccAGTAGTCGTCTCACTGGAAGCTGCGCGAGTAAAACATTTAAAGGAAATTTCCAACAGCTATTTTGAAAGTACTCAGCACTAAATTAGTATTGAGCTGCCCTTGTTTCCACAAACTATGTTGTATACAGAGC containing:
- the elavl2 gene encoding ELAV-like protein 2 isoform X2, translated to MAVRLCDVASLLRSGSWAPEPWTGVIAAMETQMSNGPTCNNTSNGPSTMSNNCSSPVESGSIEDSKTNLIVNYLPQNMTQEELKSLFGSIGEIESCKLVRDKITGQSLGYGFVNYVDPKDAEKAINTLNGLRLQTKTIKVSYARPSSASIRDANLYVSGLPKTMTQKELEQLFSQYGRIITSRILVDQVTGVSRGVGFIRFDRRVEAEEAIKGLNCQKPPGATEPITVKFANNPSQKTSQALLSQLYQSPNRRYPGPLAQQAQRFRLDNLLNMAYGVKSRFSPMAIDGVTSLAGINIPGHAGTGWCIFVYNLAPDADESILWQMFGPFGAVTNVKVIRDFNTNKCKGFGFVTMTNYDEAAVAIASLNGYRLGDRVLQVSFKTNKTHKA
- the elavl2 gene encoding ELAV-like protein 2 isoform X1, with product MAVRLCDVASLLRSGSWAPEPWTGQVIAAMETQMSNGPTCNNTSNGPSTMSNNCSSPVESGSIEDSKTNLIVNYLPQNMTQEELKSLFGSIGEIESCKLVRDKITGQSLGYGFVNYVDPKDAEKAINTLNGLRLQTKTIKVSYARPSSASIRDANLYVSGLPKTMTQKELEQLFSQYGRIITSRILVDQVTGVSRGVGFIRFDRRVEAEEAIKGLNCQKPPGATEPITVKFANNPSQKTSQALLSQLYQSPNRRYPGPLAQQAQRFRLDNLLNMAYGVKSRFSPMAIDGVTSLAGINIPGHAGTGWCIFVYNLAPDADESILWQMFGPFGAVTNVKVIRDFNTNKCKGFGFVTMTNYDEAAVAIASLNGYRLGDRVLQVSFKTNKTHKA
- the elavl2 gene encoding ELAV-like protein 2 isoform X3, whose product is MAVRLCDVASLLRSGSWAPEPWTGQVIAAMETQMSNGPTCNNTSNGPSTMSNNCSSPVESGSIEDSKTNLIVNYLPQNMTQEELKSLFGSIGEIESCKLVRDKITGQSLGYGFVNYVDPKDAEKAINTLNGLRLQTKTIKVSYARPSSASIRDANLYVSGLPKTMTQKELEQLFSQYGRIITSRILVDQVTGVSRGVGFIRFDRRVEAEEAIKGLNCQKPPGATEPITVKFANNPSQKTSQALLSQLYQSPNRRLDNLLNMAYGVKSRFSPMAIDGVTSLAGINIPGHAGTGWCIFVYNLAPDADESILWQMFGPFGAVTNVKVIRDFNTNKCKGFGFVTMTNYDEAAVAIASLNGYRLGDRVLQVSFKTNKTHKA